gtagatagggtggtgaagagggcttttggaacgctggcctttataaatcaaagcattgagtacagaagttaggatgtaatgctaaagttgtacaaggcattggtaaggccaaatttggaatattgtgtgcagttctggtcaccgaattataggaaagatagcaataaattagagagagtgcagagacgatttactaggatgttacctgggtttcagcaattaagttacagagaaaggttgaacaagttaggtctctattcattggagcgtagaaggttgaggggggatttgatcgaggtatttaaaattttgagagggatagatagagttgacgtgaacaggctgtttccattgagagtaggggagattcaaactagaggacatgatttgagagttagggggcagaagtttaagggaaacacgagggggtatttctttactcaaagagtgatagctgtgtggaatgagcttcctgtagaagtagtagaggccagttcagttgtgtcatttaaggtaaaattggataggtatatggacaggaaaggagtggagggttatgggctgagtgcgggtaggtgggactaggtgagattaagggttcggcacggactaggagggccaagatggcctgtttccgagctgtgattgttatatggtttgttATAAAGACATCTGAGCGCACTTACTCgggaattcaggaacagcttgttcccctctgccacaCAGTTTAGAAATggccattgaacccttgaacactgcctcactttttaaaaatatatgttatttctgtttatGTATATAAAGATTTatgatttacttgcttatttgTCTCTTTCTGCATTATTatacattgcattgaactgctgctgctaagttaacaaatttcacggcacatgccagtgataatgaacctgaatgTGATTCATACCccgaccatccatgtacctatccaaatttcaccTAAATCTtgcatacaccacttgtgctggcagctcgttccacaccctcaccactgcttgaatgaagaagtttcccctcatgttccccttaatcttctcacctttcacctttaacccatgacattCTAGTTGTCATCCCATCCAACCACAGTGCAAagtgcttgcttgcatttaccttatcttcttattctggtttctgcaccTTTCCTttctatcctgatgaagggtcctggcccgaaatgttgacgatTTATTCCCTCCATACTCCCCTAACATATTGAGTTCATCCAGTATTACTGTGTgcgttgttcaagatttccatcatctgtggcacctcttgtgtttatgctctTCTGTTCTACTGATGTTCCGTGTTCTAGTTTATATTATTAGTTACCAGGTTAGCTTGCAGCAGTATTATCAGTAAACATTGTGAAGACCTTCTAGAACCCGACATTTTGCAATTAAATTTTGAGTTGTGAGATCAACTTCATCCAACAAAACTTTGACACAAAGAAAATTTAACACACAACCTGAAACAAAGATTTGACCTGCAAATATGTTTTTCTCTTTAATGTTAGCAAGGAGACAGAACACgaaattttttaaagaaaattacaTGTTTTACAGATAAAATAAATGTGTAATAAGTAAAGGCAGAATATTTGGTTTTAGAGTTTTATTTCTAAAGACATAACCAAAAGGAAGTGCAGACATTTATATAAAAATTGCTGCAGTAGAAAATCTGTGTGGAATAATATTAGTTAAATATGTTGGTAACAATTGTTACCTGGGTCTGGAGATTTCTTCTCTTAATAGAAGGAGATTGTCCTTTCCATGTAATGATTGACAACTCTCCAGGAGTGTCTCAAAGTCTTCAGCAACTAAGTGTTAATCTCCTAAAAGCTGTTGCAAAGCATTTAGAGGAAAGATCTTAGAATGCTCTGatttcactggacaacaaagattttgcttcctgaatacttttgggtgtacctAAAGGATTTTGGACTGCTGACCATGAAAATCAccgtgaaatttccctatcatgcaccactTTTTAATATCACCTATGTTTCGTAATtccagtcaattaaaatgttgcccataaTGTAAGCTGAAACCAGGAAATACAACACATTACTAAAGATTCATTTCCTGCATTCCCAGTTAGacacttccctgcaaatcttggtgctttCCGTGACTTGCatagtgaaaggtttcaccaggacgttgcagtcatggagaaatggtatcaggtcaactggaatccatcaatgctggctgattattgttggatagttaagcgagaagcctcaaacactaagtacaaatgaaaatcatcaacaaagcaGTTTTAggttagttgaactattgcaaagcgtcaGCACCGTCATGCAGTTAAAAtcatatattcaataaaagttcatTTCTTTTTACTACAAATTACTATGTGataaagtagtctgaaattacatttgtgttcagcttcaagcgtcTATCACAAGCaagaaaaaattctgaggaagcaaaacTTTTGAAAAAAACGTGTTGGTCCACTGTTCTTTGCAATAGTTTTATTCAGTCTGAAATATTGCAGAATATTGGTATTCCTTTAGCTTTCTTTAGCATCTTCGCTTTGTGGTGTTCAAAGGGCAGTAGAGTGGAGTATCTGGTATACCTGCTACCTCACAGATCCAGGAAACTAATCTCGGTTTCTCTCTGTATGTCGTCTGAGTGATCTCACTATGATTGTGTGTGCTTCCTCTGGGCTCCCTAGTTTCTTCCCTCATCCCAAAAACAAtgtgggttggtagattaattggtcactgtaaattgtcctttgcAGGCAAGTGAGTAGTAGATTCCAGGTGCAGATGATAAGAACATTATGAGGATTAATCAGGATCAGTGTTCATAGGTGTTTGGTAAACAGCAATGAGTGAAAGTCTTGCTTGTGCTTTGTGGAACTCTATTACTTTTAGGTTGACATGACTTGAGTAATCTCATCAAGTCAGAGTCAAAGTAAACTTTTTATTGAAATAtgaatatgtcatcatatactaccttgagattcatcaaaGATTTATTAAAAGCTTACGTGTGGTATCTCTGAGGTGGCAGACTCCAAAACTATAGAAACAACCAACTTCCCCAAGGGATCTCCAGACTGTAGTGATGCACTTGAATTGATTTATTTACATAGAAGGTGTAAAGAAGAAAAGCTTTGTTTGTTAAAATTGCACTGTTGAAAAATTAGCCTAGAAGCACATAAAGCATTGCATGGGaagtaatttcttcaataaacaaGGACAGTAACCTTAAAGTGGATTTGGTAAGACTCTGCTAAAATTGGCTTGGGGTTTGTAAAAGGTAGACTTGGGCCATCGCATCAAGACATAGTAAAAGTCTAAACTTTTGATTAATCAGAATGCCATATTTCTAACAAACAGTGCTAATTAGAGTGAATACTGTCAAATATccatataaaaataaaaacaaccttaaaactcacacaaaatgctggaggagatcagcaggtcaggcagcatctatggagaggaataaagaatcaatattttgggccgagacccttcctgatgaactctcggcctgaaatgtcaactctttattcctctccatagatgctgcctaacctgttgagttcctccagcattttgtatgttactcTGGGTTTGCAGCTTTTGCTTGAGTTTAAATGAATTAGGCTATTAGCACAGAAACATTGCAAGGGTAATCCACTTAATGGCCTATTATAAACACagaagattctgtagatgctggaaatccagagcaacacatacaaaatgctggaggaactcagcaggccaggcagcatctatggaaatgaatcaacagtcgacatttcagattgagacccttcatcaggactggaaaggaagggggaagatgtcagaataagaaggtggagggagaggaaggaaaataagctagaaggtgatactGCCTGCTATTCACTTCCAATTGGTGTAGAACAACATTATGGAAGCATAATGGTTAAGAAGCCTGGCCAGCCAAATTGCGGAGATGAGTTTGAGTCCAACCATGATAGCTGGGGAAATTTAAATTCAGGTAACTGAACACATCTGGAATTAAATGTGAGCATCCATAATAGCCACTGTTAAAGTACTGGATTGTTTACTAAAAGCTCATGTTGTCAGATGTGATTCCAGACCACTGCAGTAGTTGACTCTGAAATAAACCAGCAAAAACCACCCTGTGCCAGGGACATATAAGGAAGGACATTAAGTGCTGACTTTGGAAATAATGTGGACAAATGTTTAAAAATAAGGACAGCTTTAGTGATGTTGACAATTAATGTGTGACTGCACAGCATTAGTTTCCATTCCTCACTGTTCGGTGTATTTCAAACCTGTGCATCCATTAAGATACGTTCAATTGAAAAAAAATGCCTAAAGGTAATGACCATGACCACTCTGGAAAGGACTGTTATTAGAGCTGCTTTAAGGAATGAGGTATTCACAGATATAGCTTTTCTCATTACGGCACACTTCATCCGACCATTTGCCTTGGCCGCCAATGGATGCTGCCGCACAGTTCTCCCGGGACCCTCCACGTGGCTCGTTACGGTCCCAGTTAAAGTAGTTAATCGCCATTCCATTCACGTCGACAAACTTGCCCTCGGAAGTCATGTCGTTGACTCCAATCCAGAAGTCTCTCGCCCCGGTCAGGCTCTTCTTGGCATAGCTGCGGAGAGAGTTGTTCTCGTCACTGTTGCGGGGGATGCTCAAGGTTCCTCCTTGGGCGATGCAGTCTTCGTTGGCGGCATGGAAGCTCTTAGTGCCTTTGGACGCCAGGTAACACTTTTTGTGAACTTTTGTCCCTTTCAAGCAGACTGTGAGGAGAGAAAATGATTTTTATGTTATCCTTTTCAACATTTCAAaggaaaattattatcaaagtatagatactgtatgtcaccatatactacactgtAGTATATGATGTACTATACTATACCATATactttcacagtagaacaaagaaatacaatagaatcaaggaaAAACTCCACACAAACCAATGTAGAAAAGAAGACAAACAGACTGTATTCACAAAAGACAGTATCCCGGGAGCGGGGTGAGGAGTTCTCCTCAGGTGGAAGCAGTGTCCTGGGAGTGCAGAGAGGACCTCTCCTCATATAGAGGCAGTGTCCTGGGAGTGAACTGAGGACCTCTCCTCATATAGACGCAGTGTCCTCGGAGTGCAGAGAGGACCTCTCCTCATATAGAGGCAGTGTCCTGGGAGTGAACTGAGGACCTCTCCTCATATAGACGCAGTGTCCTCGGAGTGCAGAGAGGACCTCTCCTCATATAGAGGCAGTGTCCTGGGAGTGCACTGAGGACCTCTCCTCATACAGAGGCAGTGTCCTGGGAGTGCAGAGAGGACCTCTCCTCATATAGAGGCAGTGTCCTGGGAGTGCACTGAGGACCTCTCCTCATACAGAGGCAGTGTCCTGGGAGTGCAGAGAGGACCTCTCCACATATAGAGGCAGTGTCCTGGGAGTGCAGAGAGGTCCTCTCCTCATACAGAGGCAGTGTCCTGGGAGTGCAGAGAGGTCCTCTCCTCATATAGAGGCAGTGTCCTGGGAGTGCAGAGAGGACCTCTCCTCATATAGAGGCAGTGTCCTGGGAGTGCAGAGTGGACGTCTCCTCATATAGAGGCAGTGTCCTCGGAGTGCAGAGAGGACCTCTCCTCATATAGAGGCAGTGTCCTGGGAGTGCAGAGAGGACCTCTCCTCATATAGAGGCAGTGTCCTGGGAGTGCAGAGAGGACCTCTCCTCATATAGAGGCAGTGTCCTGGGAGTGCAGAGAGGACCTCTCCTCATATAGAGGCAGTGTCCTGGGAGTGCAGAGAGGACCTCTCCTCATACAGAGGCAGTGTCCTGGGAGTGCACTGACCACTCCTCATACAGAGGCAGTGTCCTGGGAGTGCAGAGAGGACCTCTCCTCATATAGACGCAGTGTCCTGGGAGTGCAGAGAGGACCTCTCCTCATACAGAGGCAGTGTCCTGGGAGTGCACTGACCTCTCCTCATACAGAGGCAGTGTCCTGGGAGTGCAGAGAGGACCTCTCCTCATATAGAGGCAGTGTCATGGGAGTGCAGAGAGGACCTCTCCTCATATAGAGGCAGTGTCCTGGGAGTGCAGAGAGGACCTCTCCTCATACAGAGGCAGTGTCCTGGGAGTGCAGAGAGGACCTCTCCTCATACAGAGGCAGTGTCCTGGGAGTGCAGAGAGGACCTCTCCTCATATAGAGGCAGAGTCCTGGGAGTGCAGAGAGGACCTCTCCTCATATAGAGGCAGTGTCCTGGGAGTGCAGAGAGGACCTCTCCTCATATAGAGGCAGTGTCCTGGGAGTGCAGAGAGGACCTCTCCTCATACAGAGGCAGTGTCCTGGGAGTGCACTGAGGACCTCTCCTCATACAGAGGCAGTGTCCTGGGAGTGCAGAGAGGTCCTCTCCTCATACAGAGGCAGTGTCCTGGGAGTGCAGAGAGGACCTCTCCTCATATAGAGGCAGTGTTCTGGGAGTGCAGAGAGGTCCTCTGCTCATACAGAGGCAGTGTCCTGGGAGTGCAGAGAGGACCTCTCCTCATACAGAGGCAGTGTCCTGGGAGTGCAGAGAGGACCTCTCCTCATACAGAGGCAGTGTCCTGGGAGTGCACTGAGGACCTCTCCTCATACAGAGGCAGTGTCCTGGGAGTGCAGAGAGGACCTCTCCTCATACAGAGGCAGTGTCCTGGGAGTGCACTGACCTCTCCTCATACAGAGGCAGTGTCCTGGGAGTGCACTGAGGACCTCTCCTCATACAGAGGCAGTGTCCTGGGAGTGCACTGAGGACCTCTCCTCATACAGAGGCAGTGTCCTGGGAGTGCAGAGAGGACCTCTCCTCATATAGAGGCAGTGTCCTGGGAGTGCAGAGAGGACCTCTCCTCATATAGAGGCAGTGTCCTGGGAGTGCAGAGTGGACCTCTCCTCATATAGAGGCAGTGTCCTGGGAGTGCAGAGAGGACCTCTCCTCATATAGAGGCAGTGTCCTGGGAGTGCAGAGAGGACCTCTCCTCATACAGAGGCAGTGTCCTGGGAGTGCAGAGAGGACCTCTCCTCATATAGAGGCAGTGTCCTGGGAGTGCAGAGAGGACCTCCCCTCATATAGAGGCAGTGTCCTGGGAGTGCACTGAGGACCTCTCCTCATACAGAGGCAGTGTCCTGGGAGTGCAGAGAGGACCTCTCCTCATACAGAGGCAGTGTCCTGGGAGTGCACTGACCTCTCCTCATACAGAGGCAGTGTCCTGGGAGTGCACTGACCTCTCCTCATGCAGAGGCAGTGTCCTGGGAGTGCAGAGTGGACGTCTCCTCATACAGTGGCAGTGTCCTGGGAGTGCAGAGAGGACCTCTCCTCATACAGAGGCAGTGTCCTAGGAGTGCAGAGAGGACCTCTCTTCATATAGAGGCAGTGTCCTGGGAGTGCAGAGAGGACCTCTCCTCATACAGAGGCAGTGTCCTGGGAGTGCAGAGAGGACCTCTCCTCATATAGAGGCAGTGTCCTGGGAGTGCACTGAGGACCTCTCCTCATACAGAGGCAGTGTCCTGGGAGTGCAGAGAGGACCTCTCCTCATACAGAGGCAGTGTCCTGGGAGTGCACTGACCTCTCCTCATACAGAGGCAGTGTCCTGGGAGTGCAGAGAGGACCTCTCCTCATACAGAGGCAGTGTCCTGGGAGTGCACTGACCTCTCCTCATACAGAGGCAGTGTCCTGGGAGTGCAGAGAGGACCTCTCCTCATACAGAGGCAGTGTCCTGGGAGTGCAGAGAGGACCTCTCCTCATATAGAGGCAGTGTCCTGGGAGTGCAGAGAGGACCTCTCCTCATACAGAGGCAGTGTCCTGGGAGTGCAGTGAGGACCTCTCCTCATATAGAGGCAGTGTCCTGGGAGTGCACTGACCTCTCCTCATACAGAGGCAGTGTCCTGGGAGTGCAGAGAGGTCCTCTCCTCATACAGAGGCAGTGTCCTGGGAGTGCAGAGAGGTCCTCTCCTGATATAGAGGCAGTGTCCTGGGCGTGCAGAGAGGACCTCTCCTCATATAGAGGCAGTGTCCTGGGAGTGCAGAGAGGTCCTCTCCTGATATAGAGGCAGTGTCCTGGGAGTGCAGAGAGGACCTCTCCTCATATAGAGGCAGTGTCCTGGGAGTGCAGAGAGGACCTCTCCTCATATAGAGGCAGTGTCCTGGGAGTGCAGAGAGGACCTCTCCTCATACAGAGGCAGTGTCCTGGGAGTGCAGAGAGGACCTCTCCTCATATAGAGGCAGTGTCCTGGGAGTGCAGAGAGGACCTCTCCTCATATAGAGGCAGTGTCCTGGGAGTGCAGAGAGGACCTCTCCTCATATAGAGGCAGTGTCCTGGGAGTGCAGAGAGGACCTCTCCTCATATAGACGCAGTGTCCTGGGAGTGCAGAGAGGACCTCTCCTCATATAGAGGCAGTGTCCTGGGAGTGCAGAGAGGACCTCTCCTCATACAGAGGCAGTGTCCTGGGAGTGCAGAGAGGACCTCTCCTCATATAGAGGCAGTGTCCTGGGAGTGCAGAGTGGACCTCTCCTCATATAGAGGCAGTGTCCTGGGAGTGCAGAGAGGACCTCTCCACATACAGAGGCAGTGTCCTGGGAGTGCACTGAGGTCCTCTCCTCATATAGAGGCAGTGTCCTGGGAGTGCAGAGAGGACCTCTCCTCATATAGAGGCAGTGTCCTGGGAGTGCACTGAGGTCCTCTCCTCATATAGAGGCAGTGTCCTGGGAGTTCAGAGTGGACCTCTCCTCATATAGAGGCAGTGTCCTGGGAGTGCAGAGAGGACCTCTCCTCATACAGAGGCAGTGTCCTGGGAGTGCAGAGAGGACCTCTCCTCATACAGAGGCAGTGTCCTGGGAGTGCACTGAGGACCTCTCCTCATACAGAGGCAGTGTCCTGGGAGTGCACTGACCTCTCCTCATACAGAGGCAGTGTTCTGGGAGTGCACTGAGGACCTCTCCTCATATGGAGGCAGTGTCCTGGGAGTGCACTGACCTCTCCTCATACAGAGGCAGTGTCCTGGGAGTGCAGAGAGGATCTCTCCTCATATAGAGGCAGTGTCCTGGGAACCCATTGggaacccatctagtccataaaCCTTTAtaagttagctttatttgtcacatgcacatcaaaacattgaaacgtaTTGTGAAATGCATCAGATACAGTTAAGGTCAATGCAGCAGTTAAGCAttatgctggaggcagcccacaactgttgccacacttccagtgctaacatagcatgcccacaacttaccaaccttaACCgtgtgtctttggattgtggagggaaaccaaagcacccagaggaaacccttacaggcagccaaggggagaatgcacaaacggCGGGAATTGAAGCCGGATTTCTGGCGCTGTGAAatgttgcgctaactgctacactactgtggcacccatAGGTGGAACAGCAACAGACTGGTACTGGGATTGACACTGACCCTGCCATTATGCCATCCTCCCCCCAGAGCATGACTCACCAGTCTGCAGTGCTTGTGTTTCCTTAAGCAAGTTTACTTCCCGCCACAGCTTGTCAATCTCATTTCTCAAATTGTCTTTACCTGTGGTTTAACCAGAAAAAAATCATTATACATTTAACATGTTTGCCTATAAACTTGCAAAGAATAATTAT
The DNA window shown above is from Hypanus sabinus isolate sHypSab1 chromosome 17, sHypSab1.hap1, whole genome shotgun sequence and carries:
- the clec3a gene encoding tetranectin-like protein, producing the protein MAGTKLLWFACFCVAGMCVVTAQSSRSKSKAGKGKDNLRNEIDKLWREVNLLKETQALQTVCLKGTKVHKKCYLASKGTKSFHAANEDCIAQGGTLSIPRNSDENNSLRSYAKKSLTGARDFWIGVNDMTSEGKFVDVNGMAINYFNWDRNEPRGGSRENCAAASIGGQGKWSDEVCRNEKSYICEYLIP